ATTTATAACGAGGATTTTGACCCCGAGCATCCCGAAAAAGACTTGCTAAACCGCATGGCTTGCTCGGATTACATGAAAAAGGCGTATCAGCACATCGGCAGAGGCTCGGTGTGCGGAATCTGCATGGCAAACTGTCCGCAAAAGTAAGTTTTTACATATTTTTACTACATTTTTCACAGAATTTGCATAATTACATGCTATATTTAAGAAAAAGGAGTTGATGGGATGTATACGGTTCTGGTTGTGGACGATGAAGAAAGAATTCGTGATATTATCCGCGAATATTTGGAATTTGAGGGGTTTGTGTGCTTAGAGGCAGGGGACGGAATCGGTGCAATCAACACGGTGAAAGAAAAAAATCCCGATCTGGTTGTGCTGGATATTATGATGCCCAAGGTGGACGGATTCACCGCTTTAAGGGAAATCCGCAAATTTTCTCAGGTGCCCGTGATTATGCTTTCGGCACGGGGCGAGGAATATGATAAGCTGTTTGGATTTGAAATGGGTGTGGATGACTATATCACAAAGCCGTTCAGTCCAAAAGAAGTGGTGGCACGCATTAAGGCGATTTTAAAGCGAAGCGGTTCGGCAGAAAAACCGAAAAGCGGTATCATTACCCTTTTGGGCGTTGAAATTGATGAAAACAGCCGTAAGGTGAAGGTGGACGGTGTTGAGGCGTCCCTTACGCCGAAGGAGTTTGACATTTTGCTGTATATGGCAAAAAACGAAGGAATTGTGCTGTCCAGAGAAAAGATTTTAGAGAAAATCTGGGGTTATGAATTTTTTGGTGAGGACCGTACGGTGGATACCCATATCAAGATGCTGAGAAACAGTTTGGGACCGTATCGGAATCTGATTAAAACCGTATGGAGTATCGGGTACAAGCTGGAGGTTTCGGATGCAGAAAATCAGGAATAAAATTTTCTTTTACACCCTTTTGCTGGTCATTGCCATTTTGCTGATTATGTACCTGGTTCAGGTTCCTTTTCTGGAAGCACTGTATCAGCACAACAAGGCAAAGGATGTTCGGGATATTCAGGTAGAGATGGTGCAGAAATTCAACGAGATGGATATTGAG
This DNA window, taken from Clostridia bacterium, encodes the following:
- a CDS encoding response regulator transcription factor, producing the protein MYTVLVVDDEERIRDIIREYLEFEGFVCLEAGDGIGAINTVKEKNPDLVVLDIMMPKVDGFTALREIRKFSQVPVIMLSARGEEYDKLFGFEMGVDDYITKPFSPKEVVARIKAILKRSGSAEKPKSGIITLLGVEIDENSRKVKVDGVEASLTPKEFDILLYMAKNEGIVLSREKILEKIWGYEFFGEDRTVDTHIKMLRNSLGPYRNLIKTVWSIGYKLEVSDAENQE